In Oceaniferula marina, the following proteins share a genomic window:
- a CDS encoding Tm-1-like ATP-binding domain-containing protein, with translation MATIAVIGTLDSKGKEHTFLAEEIHTRGHKVLLIDLGTGGTPQITPDISRYEIAEAAGLDLQALIDQQDRGACMVAMSKAAPVLVSKLVSEGKIDGIISLGGGGGTALATAAMRALPIGFPKLMVSTLASGNTAHYVGTKDIVMMPSIVDVAGLNRISKMMFSRAAGAICGMVETKQNNDSEKPLIVASMFGNTTECINHAKPILEEAGYEVLVFAATGTGGRTMESLIESGMVSGVLDLTTTEWADEVVGATLSAGPERMDAMSKAQVPAVIAPGCVDMANFGERDSVPGQYADRQFYIHNPQVTLMRTSAEENAKIGRILAQKANANPAPTQILIPRKALSVINAEGKDFHDPDADKALFSAISEHAKVPVTFMDEEINSPAFAEAAAQTLLKLIQNTQSKA, from the coding sequence ATGGCCACCATCGCAGTCATCGGCACCCTCGATTCGAAAGGAAAAGAACACACCTTCCTCGCTGAAGAAATTCATACCCGAGGTCACAAGGTGTTGTTGATCGATCTCGGAACGGGCGGCACCCCACAGATCACCCCGGATATCAGCCGCTACGAAATCGCCGAGGCTGCAGGGCTGGACCTCCAAGCACTAATCGATCAACAAGATCGGGGCGCTTGCATGGTTGCGATGTCCAAGGCCGCACCAGTTCTTGTATCCAAGCTTGTCAGCGAAGGCAAAATCGATGGCATCATCTCACTCGGTGGTGGCGGAGGAACTGCGCTAGCCACCGCAGCGATGCGTGCCCTACCGATCGGCTTCCCCAAACTCATGGTCTCCACTCTGGCGAGCGGTAACACCGCCCACTACGTCGGGACCAAGGACATCGTCATGATGCCGAGCATCGTCGACGTCGCCGGGCTGAACCGAATTTCCAAAATGATGTTTTCCAGGGCCGCGGGAGCCATCTGCGGCATGGTGGAAACCAAACAAAACAATGACAGCGAAAAACCTCTGATCGTTGCCAGCATGTTTGGTAACACAACCGAATGCATCAACCACGCCAAACCCATCCTCGAAGAAGCTGGATACGAAGTGCTCGTATTTGCGGCTACCGGGACCGGAGGACGCACGATGGAATCGCTGATCGAAAGTGGCATGGTCAGCGGCGTGCTCGATCTCACCACCACCGAATGGGCCGATGAAGTTGTGGGAGCCACCCTATCTGCGGGACCGGAGCGCATGGATGCCATGAGCAAGGCGCAAGTACCCGCCGTGATCGCGCCGGGCTGTGTTGATATGGCCAATTTCGGGGAACGGGATTCTGTGCCTGGACAATACGCCGACCGCCAATTCTACATCCACAATCCACAGGTGACCCTGATGCGCACATCTGCCGAAGAAAATGCCAAAATCGGCCGCATCCTCGCGCAGAAAGCCAACGCCAACCCTGCACCTACCCAGATTCTGATTCCACGCAAAGCTCTCAGCGTGATCAATGCTGAGGGAAAAGATTTTCATGACCCCGACGCCGACAAAGCACTGTTCTCTGCCATCTCCGAACACGCCAAGGTTCCGGTCACTTTCATGGACGAGGAAATCAATAGTCCGGCTTTTGCCGAAGCCGCCGCTCAGACTTTATTGAAGCTGATACAAAATACTCAGTCTAAAGCCTGA